The Panicum virgatum strain AP13 chromosome 5K, P.virgatum_v5, whole genome shotgun sequence genome has a window encoding:
- the LOC120708167 gene encoding uncharacterized protein LOC120708167 isoform X1, giving the protein MLLQQTTSKVAGDAHLFPVSEYETPTLSASVATSSSKQHLTGICSQRLVSRSVKTHLVTGQAEISVNLNAETSLKVPSDSTTDAHLPPLYIQHLYFLFFLISHILVLLLFDTLRTNLSLGAKLKDYLTILPIFNVLYCSCILLSLQMKSWSTAPSQQHLCLNIIVVDAFMVLTYCWVLCYKQLFTQRPNKKLSIAPIFGSYLFTIMLLQTVAGCDCLKQIILN; this is encoded by the exons ATGTTGCTGCAGCAGACGACCAGCAAG GTTGCAGGAGATGCTCACCTGTTCCCTGTGTCTGAATATGAAACTCCTACCCTGAGTGCTTCAGTTGCAACATCTTCCTCTAAGCAGCATCTCACAG GTATATGTTCGCAGCGGCTCGTTTCCAGGTCCGTGAAAACCCATTTAGTAACCGGACAAGCAGAAATATCCGTTAACCTCAATGCTGAAACAAGTTTGAAAGTTCCTTCTGACTCGACCACAGATGCCCACCTTCCTCCTTTATACATCCAGCACCtctatttcctttttttcttaatCTCACATATATTGGTGTTGCTCCTATTTGATACTTTAAGGACTAATTTGAGCCTTGGAGCAAAGTTGAAGGATTATTTGACTATTTTACCTATTTTTAATGTGCTTTACTGCAGTTGTATTCTTCTTAGCTTGCAAATGAAATCGTGGTCCACAGCTCCATCGCAACAGCATCTTT GCCTGAATATTATCGTAGTTGATGCCTTCATGGTGCTTACATATTGCTGGGTACTATGCTACAAGCAGCTCTTTACACAACGACCAAATAAGAAGCTTAGCATAGCACCAATTTTTGGGAGCTATTTATTTACAATTATGCTCCTACAAACAGTTGCAGGCTGTGACTGTTTAAAGCAGATTATTTTGAATTGA
- the LOC120708167 gene encoding uncharacterized protein LOC120708167 isoform X2, which translates to MLLQQTTSKVAGDAHLFPVSEYETPTLSASVATSSSKQHLTDNQKRMPRPSIYMTYSPFSCILLSLQMKSWSTAPSQQHLCLNIIVVDAFMVLTYCWVLCYKQLFTQRPNKKLSIAPIFGSYLFTIMLLQTVAGCDCLKQIILN; encoded by the exons ATGTTGCTGCAGCAGACGACCAGCAAG GTTGCAGGAGATGCTCACCTGTTCCCTGTGTCTGAATATGAAACTCCTACCCTGAGTGCTTCAGTTGCAACATCTTCCTCTAAGCAGCATCTCACAG ATAACCAGAAAAGAATGCCTCGTCCTAGCATTTACATGACTTATTCTCCATTCAG TTGTATTCTTCTTAGCTTGCAAATGAAATCGTGGTCCACAGCTCCATCGCAACAGCATCTTT GCCTGAATATTATCGTAGTTGATGCCTTCATGGTGCTTACATATTGCTGGGTACTATGCTACAAGCAGCTCTTTACACAACGACCAAATAAGAAGCTTAGCATAGCACCAATTTTTGGGAGCTATTTATTTACAATTATGCTCCTACAAACAGTTGCAGGCTGTGACTGTTTAAAGCAGATTATTTTGAATTGA
- the LOC120710190 gene encoding L-arabinokinase-like: MTELGVQFTDSISILVSSAVPEGKGVSSSASVEVATMSAIAAAYGLNINPRDLALLCQKVENHVVGAPCGVVDHMASACGEANKLLAMVCQPAEVKELVSIPTHMRFWGLDSGIRHR, translated from the exons ATGACTGAGCTTGGTGTCCAGTTCACTGACAGCATTAGCATTCTG GTTTCATCTGCTGTACCGGAAGGCAAAGGTGTTTCTTCTTCTGCATCAGTGGAGGTTGCTACAATGTCTGCTATTGCCGCTGCCTATG GTTTAAACATCAACCCTAGGgatcttgctttactttgtcAGAAG gttGAGAATCATGTTGTTGGAGCTCCTTGTGGGGTAGTGGATCATATGGCATCCGCATGTGGAGAAGCTAACAAACTCCTTGCCATGGTTTGCCAG CCTGCAGAAGTGAAGGAATTGGTTAGCATACCAACTCATATGCGGTTCTGGGGTCTGGATTCAGGGATACGGCATAGGTAG